One Heterodontus francisci isolate sHetFra1 chromosome 37, sHetFra1.hap1, whole genome shotgun sequence genomic window carries:
- the LOC137351960 gene encoding NAD kinase-like isoform X2: MRESMRITQCIGNISSPTRHGCSWKWHIQDPASQRLTWSKPPKSILVIKKIQDDQLLQPFKDLCIFLMEEKEMIVYVEKKVLEDPTIANDESFGPLKKLCTFREGYDDLSDRIDFIICLGGDGTLLYASSLFQGSVPPVMAFHLGSLGFLTPFNFDTYQSQVTQVIEGNVAIILRSRLKVKVIKENREKMGGQEHGVEENGLIVSKHRENELGRRAMQYQVLNEVVVDRGPSSYLSNVDLFLNGRLITTVQGDGVIVSTPTGSTAYAAAAGASMIHPNVPAIMITPICPHSLSFRPIVVPAGVELQIMLSPDARNTAWISFDGRKRQEICHGDSIAITTSCYPVPSICFRDPVNDWFDSLAECLHWNVRKKQSHLTDVEDY; the protein is encoded by the exons GCACATTCAGGATCCAGCTAGTCAACGACTAACGTGGAGTAAACCTCCAAAGAGTATCCTAGTCATTAAAAAGATTCAAGATGATCAGCTGCTTCAACCATTTAAggatctttgcatcttcctcatggaG GAAAAAGAAATGATTGTTTACGTAGAGAAGAAAGTTCTTGAAGACCCCACCATAGCCAATGATGAGAGCTTTGGACCACTAAAGAAATTATGCACTTTTAGGGAAG GTTACGATGATTTGTCTGATCGGATAGACTTTATAATCTGCCTTGGAGGAGACGGTACCTTGCTTTATGCATCATCATTATTCCAG GGTAGTGTACCACCAGTCATGGCATTTCATCTTGGATCTCTGGGCTTCCTAACGCCATTTAACTTTGATACCTATCAGTCACAAGTCACGCAAGTAATTGAAG GGAATGTAGCCATCATCCTGAGAAGCCGTCTCAAAGTCAAAGTGATTAAAGAAAACCGGGAGAAGATGGGTGGTCAGGAGCATGGGGTGGAAGAGAACGGACTGATTGTGAGCAAGCACAGAGAGAACGAATTGGGGAGGCGAGCAATGCAGTACCAG GTCCTGAATGAGGTGGTGGTCGACCGAGGTCCTTCCTCATATCTCTCTAATGTAGATTTGTTTCTGAATGGCCGTCTTATAACAACCGTGCAAGGAGATG GAGTGATCGTTTCTACGCCGACAGGGAGCACAGCATATGCGGCAGCAGCAGGAGCTTCCATGATTCACCCCAATGTTCCTGCCATAATGATAACCCCCATCTGTCCACATTCCTTATCCTTCAGACCGATAGTTGTACCAGCAGGAGTGGAGCTCCAG ATTATGCTGTCACCTGATGCCAGGAATACAGCATGGATTTCATTTGATGGACGGAAGCGACAAGAGATCTGCCATGGCGACAG TATTGCTATTACTACCTCCTGCTACCCGGTCCCATCGATATGCTTCAGGGACCCGGTGAATGACTGGTTCGATAGCCTGGCTGAGTGTTTGCACTGGAATGTGAGAAAGAAGCAAAGCCACCTCACTGATGTGGAGGACTACTGA